The following coding sequences lie in one Aspergillus luchuensis IFO 4308 DNA, chromosome 8, nearly complete sequence genomic window:
- a CDS encoding uncharacterized protein (COG:S;~EggNog:ENOG410PS2Q;~InterPro:IPR040357;~go_process: GO:0070072 - vacuolar proton-transporting V-type ATPase complex assembly [Evidence IEA]) — MAQVPTPPASRSASPAPDSEPKQAPVADAPEDLLQSLDNLLERYLHLLDQHQKLQAELGSKLSSGFFSLAQANYTCPPGRHYGADYYDERMKATRRVTLQPPTNLAEEHYATEKDNLPPTDTEHSGSNSSIFGIESVTVQHSEDESDTDEKPESDADAPQEDRPQREEGDTQAGELSTTSETLQTEPDADDKPKRSKKKKFRSSDPIHWYGILVPPYLRSAQKSFTEAVESRLPQLASVIVEMRIVEKEVHRVRNELGQV; from the exons ATGGCGCAAGTCCCTACTCCGCCCGCTTCCCGTTCAGCTTCACCAGCTCCGGATTCCGAACCCAAGCAAGCTCCTGTAGCAGATGCCCCGGAGGACTTGCTGCAGTCGCTAGACAATCTATTGGAGCGGTATCTGCACCTTCTAGATCAGCATCAGAAGTTGCAAGCTGAGCTAGGGTCGAAGCTCTCGTCG GGGTTTTTCTCTCTTGCCCAAGCCAACTATACTTGTCCACCGGGTCGACACTATGGGGCAGATTACTATGATGAGCGCATGAAGGCGACAAGAAGAGT GACTCTACAACCTCCTACCAACCTGGCTGAGGAACACTACGCAACAGAGAAGGACAACTTACCGCCGACTGACACCGAACATAGCGGTTCCAACTCCAGTATATTTGGGATCGAATCAGTTACCGTCCAACATTCAGAGGACGAATCCGACACGGACGAGAAGCCCGAATCAGATGCCGATGCACCTCAGGAAGATCGGCCACAACGCGAAGAGGGAGATACTCAAGCTGGTGAGCTCTCAACCACATCCGAGACCCTCCAAACAGAGCCCGATGCGGATGATAAGCCCAAGCGatcgaaaaagaagaagtttcGTTCTTCGGACCCGATCCACTGGTACGGGATCCTGGTACCCCCTTATCTTCGCAGCGCCCAAAAGTCCTTCACCGAAGCCGTTGAGAGTCGCCTTCCCCAACTCGCTAGTGTCATAGTTGAGATGCGCatcgtggagaaggaagttCATCGAGTGCGGAATGAGCTGGGCCAGGTTTGA
- a CDS encoding LYR motif-containing protein (COG:A;~EggNog:ENOG410PPKQ;~InterPro:IPR008011;~PFAM:PF13233,PF05347) encodes MSVPTMQRETAFQVRSLFRSLLRQSSQFSNYNFREYARRRTMDAFREHQKESEDRRIQELIQDGLQNLRMMKRQTIISQFYQLDRLVVEGQKTGKQTGTEGNIVRQKDTGWD; translated from the exons ATGTCTGTGCCGACCATGCAGCGTGAAACGGCCTTTCAGGTCCGGTCTCTG TTCCGCTCTTTGCTCCGTCAATCCTCCCAGTTCTCGAACTACAACTTCCGCGAGTATGCCCGCCGGCGCACGATGGATGCCTTCCGCGAGCACCAGAAGGAATCCGAGGACCGACGGATACAGGAGTTGATCCAGGATGGACTACAGAACttgcggatgatgaag AGGCAAACCATTATCAGTCAGTTCTACCAGCTGGATCggttggttgttgagggtCAGAAGACT GGTAAGCAGACTGGCACGGAAGGAAACATTGTTCGCCAGAAGGATACTGG CTGGGACTAA